The Paenibacillus swuensis genome contains the following window.
AGAGGTGTATCACCGCATACAACAACCGTAATGCCGTCTTCTTGGCCAAGCAATGGCTGTGCTTGCAGCACGGCATGACCTGTGCCCAGTTGCTCCGCTTGCAGCGTGTATTCCGCACGGTCTCCCAGGTAGGCTTGCACCGCTTCAGCGCCATGACCTACGATGACAACATTGCGGTCCGTTTTCAATTGTTCCAGCACATCCGCCATATGCCCCACCATCGGTTTGCCGCACACCGGATGCAACACTTTATATAATTTGGATTTCATTCTTTTCCCTTGGCCTGCCGCCAAAATGAGCCCCATGACTTTCATTCTGATCTAACCCCCAACAAGTAATATTAAGTTAAAGCATATCTGATTATGGGCCAAAAGAAAAGAGAGCCCTCAGGCTCTCTTTCTATACCCTTATTAAGCTCCTTCTTCAATAACCTCTTCTTCAGTAGCCGCACGGTCGTACTCCGCTAATACCGCAGCTTGAATCTTCTCGCGGGTTGTCGAAGAAATCGGATGAGCGATGTCTCGGAACTCCCCGTCCGGAGTTCTCTTGCTTGGCATTGCGACGAACATACCGTTGTTACCGTCGATGACACGAATATCGTGAACCACGAATTCGTTGTCAATAGTTATGGAAGCGATAGCTTTCATTCTCCCCTCGGAATTGACACGGCGGAGTCTTACATCAGTAATTTGCACCTTGTGTTCACCACCTTTATCTACGAAAGACTTGGTGTATACTTCCACAAATGCGTGCAAATTCCTTCTTTATTTTGGTAAAAATTTTAAATATTCTAAAACTTTCTCACAATTTAATCTGTTTCGACAGAAAGCGCCGCAATCAGCTCTATTTCGACAAGCACGTCTTTAGGTAATCGCGCCACCTCCACAGTAGAACGCGCTGGTTTATGATCTCCGAAATAGGAGGCATAAATTTCGTTAATCGCCGCAAACTGATTCATATCTTTAATGAATACAGTAGCTTTAATCACATGGGCTAAGTTCGTGCCCGCTTCCAGAAGGACCGCTTGTAAATTGCGGAACACTTGGTGAGTCTGTTCTTCCACGCCTCCGGCCACAACAGCGCCGTTTAAGTCCAGTGGAATCTGACCTGACGTAAATAACAGGTTACCGAATTTCATCGCCTGGGAGTATGGTCCGATGGCAGCAGGTGCCCCCTGGCTAGATACAACATGAAGCGTCGTCATTAGTTATCCTCCAAGTCCTCTTCTTCAAAAAAATTACCCGGCGAGACGGTGATGTGCTTCGTTTTCTCATCCACTCCGGTAAGCTTTGCAAGAGATATGTAATCTTCGACCAAATGTTCTTCCTGATTCACTTCGCCGGATTCCACGAATACGCCGACGCCCTTAACGGTTGCTTTAAACTCTTGCAGCAAGTTCATCATCCCGTGCACGGTCCCTCCGGCGCGCATGAAATCGTCAATGATCAGCACCTTCGATTCTTCCTTTAGCGCTCTGCGCGCCAAGGACATCGTCTGAATACGCTTGCTTGAACCAGACACGTAGTTGATGCTTACAGCGGAACCTTCCGTCACTTTATTATCCCGACGCACGATAACTACAGGCAGGTTTAGAAAACTGGCTGTGGCGTAAGCCAACGGGATTCCCTTGGTTTCCACGGTCATAACAACATCGATATCCCGTCCTGCAAAATGGGTCGCGAACATCTTTCCGATTTCATTGATGATGAAAGGTTGACCCAGAATGTCCGTCATATATAGATAGCCGCCAGGCAGAACACGTTCCCGTTGCTCTAATTGCTTGCAAATGCCCCGGACAATTTCAAGTGAACTATGCTTAGGGATGCGCGGAATAAATTTCACGCCGCCTGCCGCTCCTGCTAACGTCTGTAAGTCGCCTAATCCTTCAGTTTCAAATACTTCCTTGATGATCGCCAAGTCTTCACTTATAGAGGATTTGGCGGAGCTGTATCGTTCAGCGAAAGTAGTCAACGGAATGAGTCTGTGAGGACGGAATAAAAGGTATTGTGTCATCTCTACAAGTCTGGAGCTGCGTTTTAACTTTTTCACGTACACATCTAACCCCCTTCCGTTTAAGTTTCGAACAAAAATCCGAATAATATATAGTGAATATACCATTTATATACGCTTTTTATCAAGAGAAGTCTCATGATGAAGTTAAATCAATGTTACCTTTAGCTTATATAAGTCGTATTCTATGTTAGCATTCTTACCACATACACCTCTTTACAGAACCCTCGAAGGCCATTGTAAACACGAGCTACCTTCGACTCCTTCGAAACCAATCCGAATACCGTCGGTCCGCTGCCGGACATCATGACGCCATCCGCCCCTAACCGTTGCATACTTTCCTTCAGTTGCCGCACTTCCGGATAGGCGCCGACTGTAACATCTTCAAGCATATTCCCCATACTGGAGCAGAGTCTATGAAAGTCTTGAGATTCAATCGACTCGATAACATCCTTCGAGGAGATTCGCCGTTGCCCTTTCGCCGCATTAAACCGTCCATACACATCCGCCGTTGAAACGTTAATCGGTGGCTTTGCCAAGACGACCCAACATTGAGGCGGGTTATCGATCATTTCGAGCTTCTCTCCCCGACCGCGAGCCACCGCGGTGCCTCCGGTTACACAGAAGGGTACATCCGATCCAAGCTCAGCCCCTAGCCGCTGAAGTTCCTCTGTCGGTATATTTAATTTCCATAGACGGTTCAATCCGCGCAGGGCCGCTGCCGCATCGCTGCTGCCCCCGGCCAGACCCGCCGCCACAGGAATTTTTTTGTCCAGGTGAATATAAACGCCTTGCTTGACTTGATAACGGTCCTTGATTAATCTGGCCGCCTGAAACGCAAGGTTCTTCTCGTCCAGGGGAATGTATCCCGCTTGACTTGAGATAATGATGGTGTCTCTCGGCAACTCCGACATCTCTAGTCGATCGGCTAGATCCACCATGGTCATGACCATTTCCACTTCGTGATAGCCGTCTGCTCGCTTATATAAAACATCTAAGGATAAATTAATTTTGGCTGGAGCTTTCTCATACACTTTCATAAGGAGAACACCTACTTTCAATTGCTTGGACGTGCAGAAAATCAGACAACTTAACATATTATAGCAAATGAAAAAAAGAAAAGCTAAAGCGTTATCACGCCTTAGCTTGATTCATTATTATGAGAGCTGACTATTGCTTCTTAACCGCCGCTTTCTCCGCCAGCTGAATCGCTCGCTTGACCATGTTCCCGGCATCTTTGGCTTTAATGCCGCCCCAGCCTTCGCGTTCCACCGTCTCATAAAAACCCAGATCTTTAGCCAATTCGTATTTCAATTCCTCAGACATCACACCGCGGCGCCTTCTGCTCATGTTAACACTCCTTTATTCGTTCGGATGTGCTGTTAGTATGCGATGGGCGCCGGATATTCATGCGAGATAAACAAAAAAACAACGACAGCCCGAAAGCATCCGTTGTTTGTTTAAAGCGGTTCAATGGCTAACGGGTCAGTTCTGAATGTAAGTAATTCGGACTTGACCCTCTTCGTTACACACGGTAACTTGCACGGAATCCGTCAGAATGTCCGCATAGCTATAGGAAACCCTCTTAAAAGCATGCTGCTCTTCGTCTAACTTAACAATAAAAACAGAAGGGTAGGTTTCTTCCAATACACCAGATCTTTCAATGGTCTTACGGCGACCGCCGTTTGCCTTTAACATGATCTTCCGCCCGACATGGGCTTCTAAACTGCGTTTGATTTCCAATAGCGCGTTTTTAGCCATTGTCTACCACCTCTTTCCTTGTCCAATTATAACCTAATGACAAGGGCATGTCAAATTGAGTCAATTATTATAACAGCCCCATAAACTTGTTGTCAACGGGATTTTTCCCTATTATCGCAAAATTATGTATGGCAGTAAAAACACTTTGTTCACATATTGTTCACAACCTGTTTATAACTTCTCATGCCAAAAAAATTCCGAACGTAGATTACGCGTTCGGAATTAATTTGTTCTGGTATTCCATCAGATTGGGTAATCCGATTCGGTAGCTTCCTCTGGTTTCAATTCCTCCCACACCTTCCATCCCGCTGATGGTGTGATTGATAACATCCACAATGTTAATGGTGTCTTTAATGGATGTGAAGGAAGCTTTGGCCGCGATGTACACGGGATCCAGGGCATGAATCAAGATTCTGCCGGGGGAGCTGGCGAAATTGGCCCCCGCCTGCAACAAAGCTTCGAAGTGAGATTGGCAGGCCCCCGCAATAATGGTTAATGAATCTCTGTTTTTCTCATATTGCCGCGCAATCATGACAGCACTGGCGAAATGCGCCGAGTTCTTGTAACTGCTGAGATTATACAGGTTGGAGTCCCTTTGTTGCTTGATTACACTGTCATGCCCCGTGATAACGACAATGTCGGGTTTAGCCTGAGGCAACAGAACGCGAAGGGCTTCCGGCATATTGGACTCCTGAATATAATGTCCTTCCACAGGCACACGGAGCTTTTCATAAAGTGCCATACTTTTCTGCAGATAATTCGGATCTCCATCCAGATGCAGCACTTTTCCCGGCACTTCAAAATATAACTGCTGTGAAGAATCAGCGGTTTGGACTTGCTGCTCTTGAGGTTCCGCGGTAGTATATCCGCGGTATGAGCGCACCTTGCGCACCTGCTCATATCGATGCCATTCCAATGACCGCATCGATTGTTGCACCCGCTCCTGATCTTGTTTACGCGCTTTAAAGCTGGCTACATCCGCTATTTCCTCAAGATCGCTGACTGGCGCATCCGCAATAAGGCGGAAATCGAATCCCTTGATAATGGCCATATGTGTATCCAATGCTTCTATAATAAACAGAATATCCTTGCCATACGATATCCGAACGACCAGGTCGCCTTGCTTCATGCCGTATCACCTCTCGTTATCGTATGGCTGTGATAGGCGTATGGTGTATAGATTGGGCTAATCCACAACGAAGAAAGCTTAGCTCCCCTATGCGCCTCCCAGTGCTTCTTGCAACGCGTCTGAGAGCTTCGCGTATTCTTCTAGCGATAGTGTCTCTCCGCGACGTGAAGGCTCAATGCCGCATCCTGTCAAAATACCTTCCAGAGCAGGCTTCGTCTCTTTGTTAAAGAACCGGCTGGCCAGATTATTATAAAGCGTCTTCCGGCGTTGTGCGAATGAAGATCGGATGACCTCGAAGAAGAAGGATTCGTCCTTCACCTGAACCGGCGGTTCTTTACGAACACGAAGCCGGATAACTGCGGAATCCACATTCGGTTGCGGGATAAATACGGTCTGCGGTACGATCGTCACCATCTCAGGTTCACAATAATATTGGACAGCGATACTCAGGCTTCCGTATTCCTTGCCTCCCGGCTTGGCCGCCATTCGTTCCGCCACTTCCTTCTGGATCATGATAACGATGTTATCCAGAGGCAGTTTCTCCTCCAGAAACCGCATAACAATCGGCGTTGTAATGTAATAAGGCAGATTAGCTACAACACTTACACCTTCTACTCCGGCAAAATGTTCAGCAAATAAGCCCTGCAAATCCACCTTCAGCACGTCACTATGAACAACGTCCACATTATCGTACGGTTCCAGCACTTCTTCCAGGATGGGGATTAATCGCTGATCAATTTCAACCGCGACCACTTTTCCTGCCGTTTGGGCCAATTGCTCTGTCAGCGCGCCGATCCCCGGGCCAATTTCCAGCGCACCCTTTCCCGAATCCAGTTCGGCCGCGCCGACAATTTTATTCAGGATGTTGCGATCAATCAAGAAATTCTGCCCTAAACTTTTCTTCAAAGCGAAGCCATGTTTCTGTATTATATCCTTCGTTCTTCTAGGGGAGCCGATATCGGCCAATGTAATCCCTTTATCCATCATTCTGATCCTGCCTTCTGTTCGAGTTCCATTCGGCTGAACGCCGCGACAAACTCTTCTATAGTAATTTGAAAAGCATTACACCGTTTGAAGAACTGCTTACCGTTACAATAACCGATGCCTAGCAGCTTCCCCATCTTCATACGTCGGTTCGCAGCATCGGCATGCACAATCAGTCCCGCATCCATGAGATGCTCCCAAGTAATTTGAGCCGCAACCCCGCCGAATTCCGTCTTCACATTATCCAGCGCTTTACGTATGGCTGCAGGGGATGCATTCTCAACACCAATATCTCCGCGTTTATGCGCGTCTTCTTGGGTAATGAAAGCGTGTTTACACCCTTTCACGCGCGAAGAGATGATCTTGCGTATGCGCTCTCCCGCGTGATCGGGATCCGTAAATATAATGACGCCGCGGCGTTCCTGCGCTAGCGAAATCCGTTTAATAATATCGCTGTTGATGGCGGAGCCTCCGGTTTCAATGGTTTCCGCATCAACAGCCCTTTTAATAGCCGTAGTATCATCCTTGCCTTCGACTACAATAATTTCTTTAATCATATTGGTGAAATACCCTTCCTTGGTTACGCTGCCGTTCTTAGCTTCAGGCTTGTTTCTCATTAGTATACATGAAAAAAAGAAGAGGTTCTAACACCCCTTCTTCTCCGTATAAAAATTTATTGTGTACTTGCAACTATTTAAAGGCGATATGCGTATATTTTAATAAGAAGCCGGTTTATTTGGGCCGATTACATATACGGTGTATCCGGATTTTCTTCCGAATCGGTTAGCGTAGGATTCACTGTCGAAGTAAACATCGATTTTCTTGCCTTTGACCGCTCCGCCCTTATCCTCGGCACGACGGTAACCGATGCCCTCGATATAAACCCAGTACCCGATTGGAATTACTTTCGGATCTACTGCAATGGTGCGTCCTTCCTTCACTCGAGCACCCGATGCGGTAATTCCGTATTGCGGGTGACCTTTGCTCTTGCCTGTGGAGGCGACTCCGGCAGCATAAGCAGTGAGGGTAACATTGTTCAGAACTTTCTTTGGTTTAAAGGTTGCCCCTTTGCGGGTAATAGTATTCATGGAAGAACTTGTCGTCTTAGCAGCCAATGCCACTACGGGAGCAGGTTTCTTTGTACCCACAGCTATTACCTTCGGAACAACATTCGCCCCAATCGTCTTACTTGTCAGGACCGTCGAAACTAATTTTCCGTCTTCATACGTTTTTTCGAAGTTTTTGTAGACTACGCCGTCTTTACCATTCTGTACAACGGCTGTCTTGCCCTTAAGTAAAGATGCGTCTGCCGTCTTCACGGTTGTGTATGGCAGAGAATACTTATGTTGGGTTGAAGCCTTACTTACTCGGACAATCTTAATCCCCATATATTTCTTAACAGGTGTGTTAAGCGGAGGCCAGATCCGGTCTTTAACGCCCAACTTTACTTTATTATCCGCCAGAGCGCTTTGAATCGTCTTACTGGTCGTATAGAGTGTTACAGTCTTTCCGTCCGCAATGAGCTTGAACGGCACCGCGGTTTGGATCACTACTTTATCCCCGCTCTTAATCGGAGCGCTGAGCGGCATAGAAATCTTATCGTAAGATCCGATCTGAATTGCTTGTTCATCCAACAGGTTGTGTAATACGGATTCCTTGGTTTTCACCACTTGCTCTTGTCC
Protein-coding sequences here:
- the spoVG gene encoding septation regulator SpoVG, producing MQITDVRLRRVNSEGRMKAIASITIDNEFVVHDIRVIDGNNGMFVAMPSKRTPDGEFRDIAHPISSTTREKIQAAVLAEYDRAATEEEVIEEGA
- a CDS encoding RidA family protein encodes the protein MTTLHVVSSQGAPAAIGPYSQAMKFGNLLFTSGQIPLDLNGAVVAGGVEEQTHQVFRNLQAVLLEAGTNLAHVIKATVFIKDMNQFAAINEIYASYFGDHKPARSTVEVARLPKDVLVEIELIAALSVETD
- the purR gene encoding pur operon repressor, producing MKKLKRSSRLVEMTQYLLFRPHRLIPLTTFAERYSSAKSSISEDLAIIKEVFETEGLGDLQTLAGAAGGVKFIPRIPKHSSLEIVRGICKQLEQRERVLPGGYLYMTDILGQPFIINEIGKMFATHFAGRDIDVVMTVETKGIPLAYATASFLNLPVVIVRRDNKVTEGSAVSINYVSGSSKRIQTMSLARRALKEESKVLIIDDFMRAGGTVHGMMNLLQEFKATVKGVGVFVESGEVNQEEHLVEDYISLAKLTGVDEKTKHITVSPGNFFEEEDLEDN
- the ispE gene encoding 4-(cytidine 5'-diphospho)-2-C-methyl-D-erythritol kinase, producing the protein MKVYEKAPAKINLSLDVLYKRADGYHEVEMVMTMVDLADRLEMSELPRDTIIISSQAGYIPLDEKNLAFQAARLIKDRYQVKQGVYIHLDKKIPVAAGLAGGSSDAAAALRGLNRLWKLNIPTEELQRLGAELGSDVPFCVTGGTAVARGRGEKLEMIDNPPQCWVVLAKPPINVSTADVYGRFNAAKGQRRISSKDVIESIESQDFHRLCSSMGNMLEDVTVGAYPEVRQLKESMQRLGADGVMMSGSGPTVFGLVSKESKVARVYNGLRGFCKEVYVVRMLT
- a CDS encoding small, acid-soluble spore protein, alpha/beta type; this translates as MSRRRRGVMSEELKYELAKDLGFYETVEREGWGGIKAKDAGNMVKRAIQLAEKAAVKKQ
- the veg gene encoding biofilm formation stimulator Veg, which codes for MAKNALLEIKRSLEAHVGRKIMLKANGGRRKTIERSGVLEETYPSVFIVKLDEEQHAFKRVSYSYADILTDSVQVTVCNEEGQVRITYIQN
- the yabG gene encoding sporulation peptidase YabG, whose translation is MKQGDLVVRISYGKDILFIIEALDTHMAIIKGFDFRLIADAPVSDLEEIADVASFKARKQDQERVQQSMRSLEWHRYEQVRKVRSYRGYTTAEPQEQQVQTADSSQQLYFEVPGKVLHLDGDPNYLQKSMALYEKLRVPVEGHYIQESNMPEALRVLLPQAKPDIVVITGHDSVIKQQRDSNLYNLSSYKNSAHFASAVMIARQYEKNRDSLTIIAGACQSHFEALLQAGANFASSPGRILIHALDPVYIAAKASFTSIKDTINIVDVINHTISGMEGVGGIETRGSYRIGLPNLMEYQNKLIPNA
- the rsmA gene encoding 16S rRNA (adenine(1518)-N(6)/adenine(1519)-N(6))-dimethyltransferase RsmA yields the protein MMDKGITLADIGSPRRTKDIIQKHGFALKKSLGQNFLIDRNILNKIVGAAELDSGKGALEIGPGIGALTEQLAQTAGKVVAVEIDQRLIPILEEVLEPYDNVDVVHSDVLKVDLQGLFAEHFAGVEGVSVVANLPYYITTPIVMRFLEEKLPLDNIVIMIQKEVAERMAAKPGGKEYGSLSIAVQYYCEPEMVTIVPQTVFIPQPNVDSAVIRLRVRKEPPVQVKDESFFFEVIRSSFAQRRKTLYNNLASRFFNKETKPALEGILTGCGIEPSRRGETLSLEEYAKLSDALQEALGGA
- the rnmV gene encoding ribonuclease M5, with the protein product MIKEIIVVEGKDDTTAIKRAVDAETIETGGSAINSDIIKRISLAQERRGVIIFTDPDHAGERIRKIISSRVKGCKHAFITQEDAHKRGDIGVENASPAAIRKALDNVKTEFGGVAAQITWEHLMDAGLIVHADAANRRMKMGKLLGIGYCNGKQFFKRCNAFQITIEEFVAAFSRMELEQKAGSE
- a CDS encoding 3D domain-containing protein codes for the protein MGNSTNETHVKRSSSMCFAMRWKHENLRLVILITFVTIAAFMGLMLLNASATKSVSVVVNGQEQVVKTKESVLHNLLDEQAIQIGSYDKISMPLSAPIKSGDKVVIQTAVPFKLIADGKTVTLYTTSKTIQSALADNKVKLGVKDRIWPPLNTPVKKYMGIKIVRVSKASTQHKYSLPYTTVKTADASLLKGKTAVVQNGKDGVVYKNFEKTYEDGKLVSTVLTSKTIGANVVPKVIAVGTKKPAPVVALAAKTTSSSMNTITRKGATFKPKKVLNNVTLTAYAAGVASTGKSKGHPQYGITASGARVKEGRTIAVDPKVIPIGYWVYIEGIGYRRAEDKGGAVKGKKIDVYFDSESYANRFGRKSGYTVYVIGPNKPASY